The sequence below is a genomic window from Variovorax paradoxus B4.
CGATCAGCTGGTCTTCTTCCAGCCGCGCGGTGATGAGCCCGATGGTCTGCGCGCTCAGCCCGGTCAGCCGCGCGAGGTCGGCCTTGGGCAGGCTGGTGTGAACGCGCAGCGCCTGCAGCACCGTGCGCTCGTTGAACTGGCGCATGCCGACCTGGTTGGACCCGCGGGGCCGAAGCAGGTCGGGCGAGCGCACAGGGGCTTCTGCATCAGGCATGCGCCTCCGCAGGCAGCTGGTCGGCCGTCATGGCGCCGGTCATCACGGCCACCGTATCGCTCATGCTGATCTTCTTGGGGTTGAGCACCGCCGCGCGCTTGCCCAGGCGCGCCACGTGGATGCGGTCGGCCACCTCGAACACATGCGGCATGTTGTGGCTGATGAGCACCACCGGCAGGCCGCGGTCGCGCACGCGGCGGATCAGCTCCAGCACCATGTTGCCCTCTTTCACGCCCAGCGCCGCGGTGGGCTCGTCCATGATGACCACATGCCGCGCAAAGGCCGCGCTGCGCGCCACCGCCACGCACTGGCGCTGGCCGCCCGAGAGCGTTTCCACCGCCTGCGTCATCGACTGGATGCCGACCTTCAGGTCCGCCATGCGGGCCGCGCTTTCGTGCAGCATCTTCTTCTTGTCGAGCATGCGCAGCACGTTGCCCAAAAAGCCGGGGCGGCGCAGTTCGCGGCCGAGAAAGAGGTTCTCGTAGATGGTCATGGCCGGTGCCACGGCCAAGTCCTGGTAGACCGTCTCGATGCCCGCGCGGCGCGCATCGAGCGGATTGCGAAAGTGCACCGGTGCGCCGTCGAGCAGGATCTCGCCCTCGTCGGGAATGGTGGCGCCCGACAGCGCCTTGATCAGCGACGACTTGCCCGCGCCGTTGTCGCCGATCACCGCGAGGATTTCTCCTTCGCGCAGTTCGAAGTCGACACCGTCGAGCGCCGTGACATGGCCATAGCGCTTCACCAGTCCCCGGGCCTGCATCACGATCTTCGGGTTTGCGACGGTGTTCATCAGCGGGCTCCCCGGCGCGAGAGTTGATCGGCCGCCACCGCCAAAATCACCAGCACGCCCGTCACCAGCACCTGGTAGATCGACGACACGCCCATCAGCGTGAGCCCGTTGCGGAACACGCCCACGATCAGCACGCCGATCAGCGAGCCCAGCACCACGCCGCGGCCGCCGAACAGGCTGGTGCCGCCAAGCACCACCGCAGTGATCGCGTCGAGGTTCTCTGTCTGCCCCGCGTTCGGGTCGCCCACGCCGGTGCGCGCCACCGACAGCAGCGAGGCGATGCCGTACAGCGCGCCCGCCGCCACGTACACGCCCAGCAGCACGCGCTGCGTCGGAATGCCGACCAGGCGCGTGGCCTCGGCGTTGTTGCCCACTGCGTAGATGTGCCGCCCCGCGGCCGTCTCGCGCAGCACGAACCATGCGAGCGCATAGAGCACCAGCGATCGACGCACCGCGCCCACGCCACGGCGGCGCGCCGACGGCGAAGGTGGTGCCCAGCCCCGTGAGGCCGGCAGGCAGGTCGGTGATGGTCTGCGAGGACGAATACAGCTGCGTGATCGCGAACGCGATGTTCAGCGTGCCCAGCGTCACAATGAAGGGCGGCAGCTTGATGCGCGTGACCAGCAGGCCGTTGATGAGCCCGAACAGCGTCGTCACGCCCACGCCGCAAAGAATGGCCACCGGCACCGGCAGGCCGAGCTCGGTCGCGAACTTGCTCATGATGATGCCGCCCAGCGCCATCACCATGCCGCACGACAGGTCGATGCCCGCCGTGAGAATGATCAGCGTCTGGCCGATGGCGATCACGCCGACCACCATCACCTGCTGCAGGATCAGCGAGAGGTTGTCCCCCGTGAGAAAACGGTCGGACTGGGTCGCAAAGAAGATGCATGCGCCAAGCAGGGCCAGCCACGGCCCCAGGGCGCCCCACGGAATGTGGTGCGTTGGAGATTTCGCCATCAAAACGCTCCGATGCTTACTTCTTGCCCCAGCACAGCTCGGTACCGGTCTTGGTGTCCTTGCTGTCGACGCCCGGCACGCTCTTGCCCGCGATCAGGGTCACGCCCGTGTCGACGTAGCCCGAAGCCTTCTTGCCCGTCTTGGCAAACTCCACGCCAGCCGCCACGCCCATGGCAGCCATCTTGAGCGGGTACTGCTGCGAGGTGGCGGCAATGATGCCGGCGCTAGTGTCCTTGATGCCCTGGCAGCCCCCGTCCACCGAGACGATCAGCACGCCCTTCTCCTTGCCCGCGCGCTTGAGCGCGTTGTAGGCACCGGCCGCGGCGGGTTCGTTGATGGTGTAGACCAGGTTCACTTCAGGCGCCTTCTGCAGGCAGTTCTCCATCGCGGTCTGCGCCTTGGCCTGGTCGCCGAAGCTGTCGGCCATGCAGACGATCTCGGGCGCCTTCGACAGCTCGTTCGACTTGGCATCGTTCGCCGGCAGGCCGAAGCCCTTCATGAAGCCGTTGTGCCGCTGCGCCCCCACCGGGTGGCCCGGCAGCAAGTCGAGCGCGACGATCTTGGCCGGCTTGCCGGCCATCGCGGCCTTGGCGTATTCGCCGATCAGCACGCCGGCCGTGTAGTTGTTGGTGGCAAAGAGCGCGTCGGTCGCATCCGGCGGATCGGCCGGGCTGTCGAGCGCGATCACCATCACGCCCTTGTCGCGCGCCTTCTTGATGGCCGGCACGATCGCCTTGGCATCGCTCGGCGTGATGAGGATGGTCTTGGCGCCCGCGGCAATCATGTTTTCCATGGCGGTGATCTGGCCCGCGTTGTCGCCGTCGGCCTTGCCCGAGCCGGAGAGCAGCTTGGCGCCGAGCTTCTTGGCTTCTTCCTGCGCGCCCTCCTTCATCTTGACGAAGAAGGGATTGGTTTCGGTCTTGGTGACCAGGCCGATGACGGGCTGGTCGGCGGCGAAGGCGGCGGACGATGCGGCCAGGGACATGGCCGCCATGGCCAGGATGGAGCGGGAGCTGAACATGGTTTGTCTCCGTACGTTCGTTGGCGGGCGGCAAGCGCCCGCAGGGCTGGATAACCGGCCGCGTGCCCTTGTGCAAGGAAGCGGCGGCCGGACGCAGGGAGACTATCGATGAGCGAAGCGACTAAATCAAGTGGTTTTAGTTATCGAAAACCCGAGGGCCGCAAGTTCGCATCGCCCCCATCCTTCCCCCTCACAGGGTGTTGTTGAGCAGGGCGCCTTCGAATTCGAGCTGCTCGAAATAGCTGTTCGTGAAGTCGACCTGCTCACCGCGCAGGCTCCTGGCATTCACGTTCGTTCCCTTGCACTCCAGCACCTGCACGTTCCTCCAATCGCTGCCGTCGAAGTTCATGCCGTTCCAGGTGCACTGGACGAAGCGGCAACCGCGAAGCGAGCTCTGGCTGAACTGCGCCTAGTCGAAGGCACAGCGCGTGAACACGCAATCCGCCATGGCAATGTGCTCGAAATTGCACCGCGTGAAGCTGCAGCCGTCGAGCTGGCAGGCGGTCCATCCGGCGTGCCGGAAGACCGTGTCCGTGAAGCTGCTGCCCGAGAAGGACGACGCGGCGAACTGCGCCGTCTCCAGGTCGAGCCCCGCATAGGCATTGGCATCGCTTTGGCCGGCCAGGCCCGCGGGCGCGCCGCCGAGGCCTTTGCGCCATTTGTCGTGGTCGAGAATGATTTGTTGGGCGCTCATTGTTTTATTCGTCCGGGTTCTTGTATTGAGCAGCGATCTTGTAATTCGCGTGGACACGTACTGCCGGCCTGGAACCTCGCATTCCACGATTGGGTAGATCAAAAAATAAGATTTTTGTTTTCAAATTGAGCCTAATGCCCACCTCCATTTGCATGGCCCCCAATTATTTTAAATGTGGGTTCATCACAAGAAGGCGTGCCGAATTAAGAAATCAATTTGCTCGCATCAAGAAAATCCGGCCTGAATAGCGCTATTGCGTACCACCCAGGAAATCCGAATCGTGCTGCTGCCGGTTCCGCGGCAAAGGCGGGGACGCAGCAGCCCCGCCCTCGCCCGTTCTTTTCTATCCGTTCAACCCGCCGCGCGCGCCGTCAGCCACTGGCCAGGCGCCAGCGCGACCCCCACCACGCGCACTTCCCCGATGTTGCCGAAGAAGCCGTCCGCCCGGGCGCCGTCCCATGAGCCGCCGCCCACCACCCAGGGCGAGCTGGCCGAGAGCGTGGCCAGTCCGGGTGCATTGCCGATGTTGCGCAGCACCGGTGCGCCTTCGACATACATCGTGGTGTCGTGCGACACCGGGTCGTTGACGACCGCGATGTGCACCCAGCGGTCGGCAATCACCTCGCCGGACCAGTTGGTCTTGGGCGAGCGGGCGCCTGCCGCGCTCGGCACCACTTCCCACTGCACTTCGCGCAGGCTCGAAATCGCGAACAGCATGGGCGGTGCTTCGGGGTCGCCGCCCTGATAGCCGGCGAGGTCGCCGCGCCGGCCGTCGCGCGTCATGATGTTCATCCACGCCTGCTTGTTGCTGGTCCAGCTCTTGTCGATCTTCACAAAGGCCTCGACGGTGTAGCCGTTCTCCAGCGTCTGGCCGTTGATCGGCGCGGCGGCCTCGGTGAGGAAGTAGCTCAGGCGCGGCACGTTCTTGTCGGCGTTCAGGAAGCGCACCGAGCCGGGCGCCGCCGAGAGATGATGGCGGTCATCGGTCCATACGATGTCGCCGTCCGCAGCGCCCTGGATGCCGCCCTGGTTCAGTGCGTCGCGATGCAGCGGATTGGCGCCGGTCACATCGGCGATGATGGTGCCCGGCGACACCGACTGGTTGACGGCGCCGCCGAAGAAGCGCCAGTGCGCGAGCGTGTTCGCAACCCTGGGATAGTCGTCCGGATTCGAGGCCGGCCGCTGCGCGGCCACTTCGGGCTCGGTATAGTTCGCGAGGATCATGGCCCTGGCCTGGTCGACCAGCGAACCATCGATGGTGGCGTTGCCCGTGCCGAAGCTCTTGTTGAAGCCCGCGAAACGCTGCGCGAAATCCATCTCGATGGTGAAGGCCTCGTTGGACATGGCGAGTACGGCCTGGTCGAAGGACGTCAGCGTGGCAGCCGGCTTCTGCGGCACCCAGGGCGAGAACGACAGCACCCTGATCTGCTTGTGCGTCAAGTCGAATTCGTACAGGCGCATCAGGCCGTTGCCGCCCTGGTAGGCCATCTGGTAGTCGACCACCATCTCCTCGACCTTGCGGCCGAAGTCGTTGGTCTTCGTGAGGTGCGCGGCGCCATGGTGATGGCCGTTGAGCGTCATGAAGATCTGGTCGTTGTCGCGGATCAGCTTCTCCCACAGCATCTTGCCGTAGTCGGTCTCGAGCGGGCTGGTGCCGTCGGCAGCGATGTTGAGCAACTGGTGGTTGACCAGGATCACCGGCAGCGTCGGATTCTTCGCGATCACCTGGCGCGCCCAGGCAATGCCGGCATCCGAGATGCGCCACGACAGCGACAGCACCATGAATTTCTGGCCCTGTGCCTCGAACACGTGGTATTCGTGAAAGCCGCTGGCATCGCGCGCACCGAAGGTGGCTTGGCGCTTGGCGCGTTCGGTGCCGAACCATTGCAGGTAGGGCTCGCTGGCAAGGGTGCGGGTCGCATCGGTGCCGCTGTTCGGGTCGACGCTGTAGTCCACGTCGTTCAGCACGTCGTGGTTGCCGGCGAGTACGCTGTAGGGCAGCCTGGCGTCTTCCAGCACCTTCATGGCGCTGTCGGCCACCTTCCACTGCTCGGGCTTGCGGACCTGGTCAACCACGTCGCCGAGATGGATGGTGAAGGGAATGTTCAGGGCCTTGGCGTTGGCCGCGATCCATTTCGTCTGCGCCGCGAAGGGCTCGCTGCCGAAGCGGTTCTGGTACTGGCTGCTCTCGTCGGACGTGGCATAGCGCGCATAGAACTGCGTGTCTGGCATCACGGCGAGCGCGAAGCTGGAGATCTTGGTGTCGACCGGCGCCGCGGGCGGCGGCGGTGCGGGCGCCGGAGCGGGCGCCGGCAACGGGCCGAAGCCTGGCGCACCGCCACCGCCACCGCCGCAGGCGGCCAGCAAGGCACCGCTGCCACCGACGGTCAGCAGGGACGCGCCGAGCTTGAGGACCTGGCGCCGCGGCGGGGTCGCGGGTTCGGAATGGGATTCGGGCAGCGAAGGATTGCTCGGTGCGCGCGCACCGCGCGGGTCGTCGGAAACAGACATGTCGATGGGAAAGCGTTGAAACCGCGCAGCGTAGGCAGGCGCGATGACGTGGGCATTTAGGGCCCATGACACTTTGTGGCCCGCGACGTTCGCGCGCGCCACCGAGAGAAGCTCAGGCCTTGCCCGCTCGCCCCGCCTGCTCCAGCCTCACCACCCGCCAGGCACACAGGCTGCCCACCGCCGCCAGCACGGCCGCCAACGCAAACATGGTCCGGTAGCCCAGTTCCTGCGCCACCGCACCGCCCAGCAGCACGCCCAGCACGCCGCCGAATCCGTAGCCGATCACGGTGAAGAGCGCCTGCCCGCGTCCGCGCAGCCGGCCTGGAAAGCGCCGCGATACCACGGCGATACACGTCGTGTGATGCGCCGCAAAGCTCAGCGCATGCAGCCATTGCGCGACGACGAGCGCCGCGATCGAGCCGCCCAGTCCCGCCGTAAGGCCCAGCCGCGCCACGGCGGCCATGCCGCACACCAGCATCCAGCGCGGCATCGGCAAGAGGCCGATGAGCCGACCCTGCAGGAAGAACCAGACGATCTCGGCCACCACCGACAGCGCCCACAGCAAGCCGATGACGCTCTTGCCGTAGCCCAGCGAATCGAGGTACAGCGAGAAAAAGGCGTAGACCGAAAAGTGCGACATCACTTGGAAGAACAGCGACGCGAAGAACCACCGCACCGCCGGAATGCGCAGCACGGGCCCGATCGGTTCCTTGACGGCATCGTGCGCCGCCACCGGCTCGCGGATGTCGGGCAGCTTCATCGTCGCGATCAGCACGATGGCCAGCGTGCCCGCGGCCCAGGCCGGAAAGTGCTTCATGCCGAAGCGCTCGAACCACTCGCCCGCAAAGAACACGGTCACCAGGAAACCGGCCGAGCCGCAGAGCCGGATGCGCCCGTAGCGCCCCCAGTCGCCCGCCACCAGCTGCGCCATGGCGGCCTCGGTGAGCGACATCATCGAACTGGTGTGGGTGAACATCACCAGCAGCACCAGCGCCAGCCACCATGCGCCGCCATGCCACCAGAGCCCGAACGAGCTGGCGAGCGCCACCGCGGCACTGAAGCGCAGCAGCTTCACGCGCTGCCCCGTGTGGTCGCTGAGGGCGCCCCAGGCATAGGGGGCGAACACGCGCGTGATCGACTGCACCGAGGCCAGCAGGCTGATCGTGAAGATCGGCAGCCCCAGGTCCTTGAGCCACAGCGGCAGGTAGGGATTGAAGAAACCGATGTGCGCGAAATAGCTGGCCGACAGACCAGCGAACGCCAGCAGGTGGCCGCGCCCCGCGGCCACGGGTGGCGGGGGCGACACTAGAGGAAAGACGCCTGCGGGGACGCGGCTTCGGTTTTGTCGGCTTGCGTTTGCACATCACCGCACTGCGCGCGGTTGCGCAGCACGTGCTCCATGACCACCAGCGCGAGCATGGCCTCGGCGATGGGCGTCGCGCGGATGCCGACGCACGGATCGTGGCGGCCCTTGGTGACCACCTCGACCGGGTTGTTGTGAATGTCGATGGACTGGCGCGGGCTGATGATCGAGCTGGTGGGCTTGATCGCGATGCTCACCTCGAGGTCTTGCCCCGAGCTGATGCCGCCTAGGATGCCGCCCGCGTTGTTGGTGACGAAGCCGGTGGGCGTGATCGAGTCACCGTGCGTGGTGCCGCGCTGCGTGATGCTGTCGAAGCCGGCGCCGATCTCGACCGCCTTCACGGCGTTGATGCCCATCATCGCGTAGGCGATTTCGGCGTCGAGCTTGTCGAACAGCGGCTCGCCGAGGCCGATGGGCACATTGCTGGCCGTCACGCGGATGCGTGCGCCGCAGGAATCGCCGGCCTTGCGCAGGCGGTCCATGTAGGCCTCGAGCTCGCTCGCGTCGGCCACGGGCGCGAAGAAGGGGTTGTTCCGGACGTGGTCCCAGCTCTCGAACGGAATGGCGATTTCGCCGATCTGCGTCATGCAGCCGCGAAACACCATGCCGTGCTTCTCGGCCAGCCATTTCTTGGCGACCGCACCCGCCGCCACCATGGGCGCCGTGAGCCGCGCCGAAGAGCGTCCGCCGCCGCGCGGATCGCGGATGCCGTATTTCTTCCAGTAGGTGAAGTCGGCATGGCCCGGGCGGAACTGCTGGGCGATCTGGCCGTAGTCCTTGCTGCGCTGGTCGGTGTTCTGGATCAGCAGCGCAATCGGGGTGCCGGTGGTCTTGCCTTCGTAGACGCCGGAAAGAATCTGCACCGCGTCGGGCTCGTTGCGCTGGGTGACGTGGCGGCTGGTGCCGGGACGGCGGCGGTCGAGGTCGCCCTGGATGTCGGCCTCGCTCAGTTCCATGCCCGGGGGGCAGCCGTCGATGACGCAGCCGATGGCCGGGCCGTGCGACTCGCCGAAATTGGTGACCGCGAAGAGAGTTCCGAAGGTGTTGCCGCTCATGGTGGGGGATTATCCCTACAAAGCGGCGGCCACTCAGTCCGTCGTGTTTTCCATGCGCCTGGTGAGCGTGCCCAGCTGCAGTTCGATGGCGAAGAGCCGTTCGTTCAGCACGGCCGTCTGCAGCCGTATGGCCTCGACGATGGCTCTGGTCTGTGGATCGGAGGTGTTGTCGGCCAGTTCCGCCAGGTCGTGCAGCTTCTTGCGAAGTTCGTTGCTCATGGGAGGCTCCGTTCGTCGTCTCGTCGTGGAGGCCCCAGTATGGGTCTTCGCCAGCGCCCAGGCAATGCGTGAAAGCCGGTCATGCGCCCTGCTGCTGCGCCAGCCATTTCCCGAGCTTGACCATGGCACCGGTCCAGCCATGGCTGTGCCCTTCGCGTGCGGCCTCGTCGAAGAACTGCT
It includes:
- a CDS encoding ATP-binding cassette domain-containing protein produces the protein MNTVANPKIVMQARGLVKRYGHVTALDGVDFELREGEILAVIGDNGAGKSSLIKALSGATIPDEGEILLDGAPVHFRNPLDARRAGIETVYQDLAVAPAMTIYENLFLGRELRRPGFLGNVLRMLDKKKMLHESAARMADLKVGIQSMTQAVETLSGGQRQCVAVARSAAFARHVVIMDEPTAALGVKEGNMVLELIRRVRDRGLPVVLISHNMPHVFEVADRIHVARLGKRAAVLNPKKISMSDTVAVMTGAMTADQLPAEAHA
- the aroC gene encoding chorismate synthase; the protein is MSGNTFGTLFAVTNFGESHGPAIGCVIDGCPPGMELSEADIQGDLDRRRPGTSRHVTQRNEPDAVQILSGVYEGKTTGTPIALLIQNTDQRSKDYGQIAQQFRPGHADFTYWKKYGIRDPRGGGRSSARLTAPMVAAGAVAKKWLAEKHGMVFRGCMTQIGEIAIPFESWDHVRNNPFFAPVADASELEAYMDRLRKAGDSCGARIRVTASNVPIGLGEPLFDKLDAEIAYAMMGINAVKAVEIGAGFDSITQRGTTHGDSITPTGFVTNNAGGILGGISSGQDLEVSIAIKPTSSIISPRQSIDIHNNPVEVVTKGRHDPCVGIRATPIAEAMLALVVMEHVLRNRAQCGDVQTQADKTEAASPQASFL
- a CDS encoding sugar ABC transporter substrate-binding protein, producing the protein MFSSRSILAMAAMSLAASSAAFAADQPVIGLVTKTETNPFFVKMKEGAQEEAKKLGAKLLSGSGKADGDNAGQITAMENMIAAGAKTILITPSDAKAIVPAIKKARDKGVMVIALDSPADPPDATDALFATNNYTAGVLIGEYAKAAMAGKPAKIVALDLLPGHPVGAQRHNGFMKGFGLPANDAKSNELSKAPEIVCMADSFGDQAKAQTAMENCLQKAPEVNLVYTINEPAAAGAYNALKRAGKEKGVLIVSVDGGCQGIKDTSAGIIAATSQQYPLKMAAMGVAAGVEFAKTGKKASGYVDTGVTLIAGKSVPGVDSKDTKTGTELCWGKK
- a CDS encoding MFS transporter, producing the protein MSPPPPVAAGRGHLLAFAGLSASYFAHIGFFNPYLPLWLKDLGLPIFTISLLASVQSITRVFAPYAWGALSDHTGQRVKLLRFSAAVALASSFGLWWHGGAWWLALVLLVMFTHTSSMMSLTEAAMAQLVAGDWGRYGRIRLCGSAGFLVTVFFAGEWFERFGMKHFPAWAAGTLAIVLIATMKLPDIREPVAAHDAVKEPIGPVLRIPAVRWFFASLFFQVMSHFSVYAFFSLYLDSLGYGKSVIGLLWALSVVAEIVWFFLQGRLIGLLPMPRWMLVCGMAAVARLGLTAGLGGSIAALVVAQWLHALSFAAHHTTCIAVVSRRFPGRLRGRGQALFTVIGYGFGGVLGVLLGGAVAQELGYRTMFALAAVLAAVGSLCAWRVVRLEQAGRAGKA
- a CDS encoding LamG-like jellyroll fold domain-containing protein, with amino-acid sequence MSVSDDPRGARAPSNPSLPESHSEPATPPRRQVLKLGASLLTVGGSGALLAACGGGGGGAPGFGPLPAPAPAPAPPPPAAPVDTKISSFALAVMPDTQFYARYATSDESSQYQNRFGSEPFAAQTKWIAANAKALNIPFTIHLGDVVDQVRKPEQWKVADSAMKVLEDARLPYSVLAGNHDVLNDVDYSVDPNSGTDATRTLASEPYLQWFGTERAKRQATFGARDASGFHEYHVFEAQGQKFMVLSLSWRISDAGIAWARQVIAKNPTLPVILVNHQLLNIAADGTSPLETDYGKMLWEKLIRDNDQIFMTLNGHHHGAAHLTKTNDFGRKVEEMVVDYQMAYQGGNGLMRLYEFDLTHKQIRVLSFSPWVPQKPAATLTSFDQAVLAMSNEAFTIEMDFAQRFAGFNKSFGTGNATIDGSLVDQARAMILANYTEPEVAAQRPASNPDDYPRVANTLAHWRFFGGAVNQSVSPGTIIADVTGANPLHRDALNQGGIQGAADGDIVWTDDRHHLSAAPGSVRFLNADKNVPRLSYFLTEAAAPINGQTLENGYTVEAFVKIDKSWTSNKQAWMNIMTRDGRRGDLAGYQGGDPEAPPMLFAISSLREVQWEVVPSAAGARSPKTNWSGEVIADRWVHIAVVNDPVSHDTTMYVEGAPVLRNIGNAPGLATLSASSPWVVGGGSWDGARADGFFGNIGEVRVVGVALAPGQWLTARAAG
- a CDS encoding pentapeptide repeat-containing protein; this encodes MSAQQIILDHDKWRKGLGGAPAGLAGQSDANAYAGLDLETAQFAASSFSGSSFTDTVFRHAGWTACQLDGCSFTRCNFEHIAMADCVFTRCAFD